The segment GCCACTTTACGAAGAGCCGAGTTCGGTTTTTTCGGAGTGACGGTTTTCACCACGAGACAAACACCTCGTTTTTGAGGACACCCTTCCATAACCGGTGTTTTGCTCTTAGCTGTTTGTTTTTTACGTGGTTTGCGAACCAGCTGATTAATAGTAGGCATTGTGTTGTTGTCTTGACAAAATGTCGATTTAAAAATTTTTGTACGAATATCACCCGGTTAACAGGAAGGTAAACCCTCCTCTGCCGGTAGAACAGACATCGCATCGCCATTCAAAGCGACACAACCTGTTTTAAAACAACCACTTAAGTCGGATACTAGGCTTCCAAACTCATGCGATGGGACCACTTTGCAGTGGATACCCGAATTTAGAGTCGCCCAATTTACCGGTTGACATGGTTACCGTCAAGGAACCTGAAATCAACTTCCTCAGGCGAGGACTCATTTTCCAGCGACTTGGCTGGCTCGTTTAACAAATTCCGCCCCCTGCTCTCCAATTTGAAGAAGAACAGGGACGGATTCTTTGACTATTCAGCCCAGACCTTCATTTTACTCAAAGGACCGCGGAGCGGGTGGTTCCGGGCTCTGTTCATTGAGATAGTCCATACGGGCTGCCAACATTCGCTCTTTTTCAGCCTGCAGCTCTTCTAGAGCCTCGGGCCGAATTCGAACTTCGGCGTCCTGGTGAGTTCGAAAACCGGTACCAGCCGGAATCAGGTGACCCAGAATGACGTTCTCTTTCAGACCCACCAAGGTGTCCTCTTTGCCGGCCAGAGCCGCCTCGGTAAGAACCTTGGTTGTTTCCTGGAAACTGGCTGCCGAGATAAAGCTTTCGCTCTGAACAGCCGCTTTGGTAATTCCAAGCAACTGAGTACTGGCGGTCGCTGGACGAGGTTTGACACCAGTGGATGGTGACTGCCCTGCAGCTTCCAAGTGAGCGTTGACTTCTTCCAGAACAGCGATCGGAACAACGTCGCCTTCGATGAACTCAGATTCTCCCGCATCCGAAATCCGGACGCTCTTTTTGAGTTCTTCGTTCAATTTTCGGAATTCGAATTTGTCGACCAGAATACCCGGAAGGGAATTCGTGTCGCCGACATTTTCGATTTTCAATTTACGAAGCATCTGGGAAACAACGATTTCGATGTGCTTATCGTCGATCTCCACTCGCTGCGAACGGTACACGTTCTGAATTTCGTGCAGCAGGTATTGCTGTACGGCTTCAGTACCACTGACTCGCAGAATGTCGTGAGGAACCAGCGGACCACGCACCAGCGCGTCTCCAGCAACCACACGCTCTCCCGCGTGAACCAGGAGCTGCTTACCGTGTGGAATGATGTGCTCCACTTCACTTGCGTCATCAGCTCGAACGATAACGACTCGTTTACCACGTTTACGTTCTGGTACGAATTCAACTTCACCGTCGATCTCGGCGATGACCGCCGGGTCTTTCGGTTTACGTGCTTCGAACAGTTCCGTCACACGAGGCAGACCCCCGGTGATGTCCTGCGTACCACCCGATTCACGGGGGTTCTTAGCCAGTACCGTACCAGCGGCAACCATGGAGCCTTCGTCCACTTCGATGTTTGCCCCTTCAGGCAAGTAATAGAAGTCGAGAATTTTCCCGGTTCCATCTTCCAGAATGATCTGAGGATGGAGATCGGTTTTGTGCTCGATGATGGTACGACGAACGTGCCCGGATTGGTCTTTTTCAGACCGATAGGAACGACCATCGATACAGTCTTCGAATCGAACTTTACCACCGACTTCGGCGAGAATCGGCACGGAGTGAGGGTCCCATTGACAGAGAACCTGACCGGCTTCGATTTCATCGTTTTCGTTCACCATCAGGGTTGCCCCGTTCGGGATGGTGTATTTCTCCAGCTCACGTTCTTTGTTGTCGACGACGATGACTTCCCCGTTTCGGGTCAACACGACGTTTTTGCCTTCACTGTTCATTACGCTACGAATTCGAGCGTATTTAACACGACCGGCACGTTTCGCCTGAATCTCACTCTCTTCAACATCGCGGTGAGCCGTACCACCAATGTGGAACGTACGCATCGTCAATTGAGTTCCCGGTTCACCGATCGACTGAGCGGCAACAATACCGACAGCAAGACCTTCTTCGACGCGGTCGCCGGTAGACAGGTCCATACCGTAGCAAAGCTGACAGAGCCCCAGTTCGGATTCGCATGTCATCGGGCTGCGGACCTGGATTTTTTCCAGTCCCATCGCCTGAATTTTGCGAGCCATTTCAACGGTGATCATCTCGCCTTCCCGTACGATCACTTCGTCGGTGATCGGGTTCACGATATTCGTTCGTGAAACACGACCACGAACTGCGTCCGCGAGGGAGACTTCGACTTTTTCACCGCGATAAACAACCCCACGGGTAATTCCCTGAGTCGTCCCGCAATCGTTCTGAGTAATAACCATGTTCTGACAAACGTCAGCCAGTTTACGGGTCAAGTAACCGCTGTCCGCCGTTTTCAGGGCGGTGTCGGCCAGACCTTTACGGGCACCGTGAGTCGAACTGAAGTATTCGAGAACGGTCAAACCTTCACAGAAGTTCGCTTTAATGGGGGTTTCGATGATCTCACCATTCGGCTTCGACATCAAACCACGCATACCGGCGAGCTGCCGCATTTGTTCCACACCACCACGAGCACCAGACTGAGCCATGAGGAAGATCGGGTTAACATACGCCCCCTCATCACGGTAGTCGTTTTCAAGCTCGACCATCATGTGCTTGGTGATCTCTTCGCGAGCACCCATCCACGTATCAAGTACTTTGTTGTACCGTTCCTGGTTAGTGATGATCCCGCGCTGATACAACTTCAACTGATCCAAAACAACTTTTTCGGACTTGTTGATGATGTCTTCTTTTTCGGGCGGTATTTTAAGGTCGCTCGTCGCGAAGGACATCCCGCTGGCAGTCGCCTCGCGGAAGCCGGTCTCTTTCATTTTGTCCAACAGAGTAATCGTCGCTTCTTTACCCAACTCGAGGTAACAATCGGCGATCACGTTCGACAAGTCGCGACTTTTCATTGTCTGGTTGTAGAAGGCCATCTTCGACGGCAGGAAATCATTGAACATGACACGACCCACGGTCGTTTCAACTAAGCCACCTGCCTGAAACTCGTCCGATCCCTCACCCTTCACACGCTTGTCGTGAGGGAGGCGTACTTTGATTTCCGTGTGACGAACAACTTTGCCCTGAAGAAAGGCCAGATGCACTTCGTCAGTTGAGGCAAAGATCATTCCATGACCAAGGCGATCCGCTTTACTCACGGTCATGTAGTAACAGCCCATGACGATGTCTTGGGACGCACTAATAATCGGAGCACCGTTCGCCGGCGAGAAAATATTGTTCGTCGACAGAATCAAAGTGGTCGCTTCAACCTGAGCCTCAATGGAGAGGGGCAAGTGAACGGCCATCTGGTCACCGTCAAAGTCGGCATTGAAACCTTTGCAAACCAGCGGGTGAACACGAATCGCGTTCCCTTCCACCAGAACCGGCTCAAACGCCTGAATACCCATACGGTGCAAAGTAGGAGCACGATTCAATAGAACAGGATGGTTCGTGATGACTTCGTCCAGAATGTCCCAGACATCTTCGTCACGTCGTTCGAGCATTCGCTTCGCGCTCTTAATCGTATCGGCGTGACCGAGTTCTTTAAGCCGACGAATAATGAAAGGCTGGAACAACTCGAGTGCGATCTTCTTGGGAAGACCACATTGATTCAACGAAAGTTCCGGCCCCACCACGATGACCGAACGAGCCGAGTAGTCAACACGTTTACCCAGCAAGTTCTCACGGAACCGGCCCTGCTTTCCTTTGATCATGTCGGTCAGCGATTTCAGCGGACGATTCGAGGAACCGAGCACTGGTCGCTTACAGCGGTTGTTGTCGAACAAAGCGTCGACAGACTGCTGCAACATTCGTTTTTCGTTACGAATGATGACCTCAGGAGCATTCAAGTCGACGAGTTTTTTCAAACGGTTATTCCGGTTGATAATACGCCGATATAAATCGTTCAGGTCGCTCGTTGCGAAGTTGCCGGAATCCAGCAGTACCAACGGGCGAAGGTCCGGAGGAATTACAGGAACAACGTCGAGGACCATCCACTCCGGTTTGTTATCACTGTCGCGTAAGGCTTCAATGATTTTCAAACGCTTGATGTAGTCTTTACGCTTCTGTTGGCTGTTCGTCGTTTTGAGATCGGCACGAATCTGGTCAGAAAGTTCAACCAGGTTAAGAGCCTGCAGCAACTTTTTAACCGCTTCAGCACCCATCTCCACTTCGAAGGCACCTTCGCCGTAATTTTCTTCCGCCTGACGAACTTCGTCCTCAGTCATTACCTGCGCAAACTCGAGTGGTGTTTCCCCCGGGTTTGTAACGGCGTAATCCTGGAAGTAGACGACTTTTTCAAGCGAAGTCGTTTTCATGTTGAGCAAAGCGCCCAAGCGACTCGGCATCGATTTGAAGAACCAGATATGAACAACCGGGGCGGCCAGTTCAATGTGACCCATCCGCTTACGGCGGACACGGCTGTGGGTGACTTTCACTCCACAACGGTCACAAATCATACCTTTGTATTTCATGCCACGATATTTACCGCAGGCACATTCCCAGTCCTTTTCTGGTCCGAAAATTCGTTCGCAAAATAGACCATCGCGCTCAGGACGGTAGGTACGGTAGTTGATCGTCTCGGGCTTTTTAATTTCCCCAAAAGACCAACTGCGGATGTCATGAGGACTGGCCAAGCTGATCTTGATGGCACCGTAGTCATTAACTCGATCGTAGGATGTTTCGGCACTACTCACGTGACGCTCCTTGTTTATTTGACGGGTAGTTATGAGTGATATAAGTCATGTAGAAAAATGAAGATGCTTAACCGGTTTGATCCCTATCCAGGATTTTTTTCCAGCTGCAGGTTCAAACAGAGCCCACGAATTTCATGATTCAAGACGTCGAAGCTAGCTGGAGTTCCTGCCTCCAGCGTGTTCTCGCCTTTCACCATCGATTCGTAAATCTTCGTTCTTCCCTCGACATCATCACTCTTGACAGTCAGCAGCTCCTGGAGAATGTAGGCAGCCCCGTAGGCTTCGAGAGCCCAGACTTCCATCTCTCCAAATCGCTGACCACCAAATCGAGCTTTACCACCCAGCGGCTGCTGAGTGATTAAGGAGTAAGGTCCAGTCGCACGTGCGTGAACCTTATCATCCACCAAGTGGTGCAGTTTGAGCATATAAATCTGCCCCACAGTGACACGCTGCTCCATCTGCTCTCCGGTACGACCATCAAACAGAACAGACTTTCCATCTTCCGGCAGGCCGGCGTCGCGAAGAGCCGCTCGAATCGTGTCTTCATCGGCACCATCAAAGACAGGACAGATTGCACGGAATCCAGTTTTGGCGGCGGCATAACCCAAGTGAGTCTCCAGAATCTGTCCCACGTTCATACGACTCGGCACGCCGAGCGGGTTCAGAATAATGTCGACCGGAGTACCGTCTTCGAGGAAGGGCATGTCTTCGATCGGCAGCACTTTGGAGATCACCCCTTTGTTACCGTGGCGACCAGCCATTTTGTCCCCAACCGAAATCTGTCGGCGTGAAGCAACATAGACTTTCACCATCTGCAGCACACCGTTAGGTAGCTCATCGCCCCGTTTCATGCTGTTGAGTTTCTGGTCGCGACGTTCAAGAGAACTTTCCACCTCGCTCCAGTTTTCTTTGATCATCTTGCGGCATTCCGCAATTTTCTGCGGACTGCGAATATCAAGCTGTTCAAAGTAGTTAACGAATTTCTCCGCGAAGGTGGCAACCGCTTTCGGATCTTCGATCGTACGAATTTCTTGACCGTCGTCATCGGTTAAATGGCGACCCAGAACTTTTTCAAATTCTTTGAGGAACTCAATGAAAGTTTCAGCGACGTCGCTGTTTCCTTTTTGTTCCGCCTCTTTGAGTTCTGCTTCGTATTTTTTGCGTTCAAGTTCAGACAGGCTCATCCGACGAGCAAATCGTTCGGTGTGAATCACGATCCCGTCTACACCACTGGGAATTTCCAGTGATTCGTTTTTGACGTCTTCACCTGCTCGACCAAAGATCGCGTGCAGCAGTTTTTCTTCCGGAGTCAGTTCTGACTTCGCTTTAGGCGATACTTTACCGACGAGAATATCGCCAGGACTGACACGGGTACCAATTTGAACGATACCGTCATCATCAAGATGACGAAGTGCTTTGTCGCTAACGTTGGGAATGTCGCGTGTGAACTCTTCCCGACCGAGTTTGGTTTCACGAATTTCTACATCAAATTCATCAATATGAATTGAAGTGTAAACGTCTTCTTTCACCAATCGTTCGGACAAAATGATCGCGTCTTCAAAGTTGTAACCTTCCCACGACATGAAGGCGACCAGGACGTTACGACCAAGAGCCAGAGTCCCATTCTGAGTCGCCGCACTGTCACAAAGGATTTCTCCTTTTTTGACCTTTTGTCCGAGCTTCACGATTGGAGTCTGGTTCAGACAGGTTCGTTCATTCAATCCTGTGAATTTACGCAAGGTATAGAGCCGGTTATCTACTCGAATCTGAGTAGCGTCGACATAGGTTACTTTACCTGCTTTTTCAGCTCGAATGACCATGCCGCTGTTCTGCGCAACGGCTTCTTCCATCCCAGTTCCGACCAGGGGAGCTTCCGCTACCAGCAGGGGAACCGCCTGACGTTGCATGTTCGAACCCATCAAGGCCCGGTTCGCATCGTCGTGCTCAAGGAAGGGAATCAAACCAGCCGAAACACCAACCATCTGGGCAGGAGCCAAGTCAATGTACTGCACATCAACTACCGGTACGAGCGACACATCGTTGTTAAATCGGGCCAGGGCTCGCACACCCTGAATCATGCCGCTTTCGACGGGAGTATCTGCCGGAACCACACGAACCTGAGACTCTTCGTCAGCACGCAACCACTCGATTTCATCAGTAATTTTTGAATCAATGACTTTACGATATGGCGTGATCAAAAACCCGTAGTCATCCACCTTGGACATTACTGCCAAACTGGAGATCAAACCGATGTTCGTACCCTCAGGAGTTTCAATCGGACAGATTCGACCATAGTGAGAAATATGAACGTCGCGAACTTCGAAACCTGCACGTTTACGGTTTAAACCGCCAGGTCCAAGGGCACTCAAACGGCGTTCGTGGGTCAACATCGACAGAGGGTTCGTCTGGTCGACGACCTGCGAAAGTTCACTTCGGCCGAAGAAGTAATCGATGGCGGCCGAAACTGATTTCGGATTCACGAGTGTCCGGGGAGACATTTCTTCGACGTCTTTCAGGCTCATGCGTTCCTGAACAGTTCGCCGAAGTTTCAGAAAACCTTTTCGGATTTCATCGACACCCAATTCATCGATCGTTCGCAACCGGCGATTACCAAGGTTGTCAATGTCATCGATCCAGGCTTCCGGAGAACCAATGCGAAGGTTTACAATGTACCGTAATGCATTCGTAAAGTCCTCAGGACGTAATGTCATTTCCGTATCCGGAATGTCCTGATTGAATTTACGATTGATGCGGAAGCGACCAACGCGACCAAGACGATAACGATTCAGGTCATAGAACTTTTCGCGGAATAGATCCGTCGCTTTTTCCAGCTGTGGAGGAGTCCCTGGACGTAATCGTTGATAGATTTTGAGTAAAGCTTCTTCGTGAGAAGCCGTTACGTCTTCTTTAATACTGTTCAGAATCAGTTCGTCTTTGGCGTCTTCAATAATTTCAATTGAAGACAGACCAGACTGATCAATTTCTTCGATCATTGTTGCAGTAATTTTTGAACCACAGTCGACAATGATCTCGCCACATTTTTCATGGCCATTCGGGTAGACGACGTCCTGAGCAGCGAATTTATTAAGTGCTTTTTCTTCGCAGCTTTTTGTCTTGGGAATTTTGACTTCAGTTGTCTCGTAAAAGAGTTTAACCAAGTCAGCATCCGACGAGTTATCAGGCGTCATGGCTCGCAGCAAAGTCATTGCCGAGAACTTACCGCTCTGGTCGATTCGGACCTGAGCAGCTTCTTTCTTGGAGATCAGGACTTCGATCCAGCTACCACGCTCGGGAATTACTCGGCAACTGTAATTTTTTTTGTGTTCGCCAGGTTCGGAACTCATGACGAAGTCCACACCAGGAGACCGGTGCAACTGACTAACGATGACGCGTTCAGCACCGTTAATGATAAATTCACCACCACCTAACATGATGGGAAAATCGCCGAGGTAAACTTCTTCCTCGATTGGCTGCTCTTTAACGAGCCGTAACCAGACTCGGAAGGGACGCCCGTAAGTCAGGCGGAGCTGCCGGCATTCATCGGGTGAATAACGAGGTTTACCCAGTTCATACCGAACGTATTCCATTCGGTACTGTTTGTCGTAACTTTCAATCGGAAAGATTTCCTGAAGGACCTCTTCCAAGCCTTCAGGTTTTCGCTCACCAGGAGTCTTATCGTATTGCAGAAAACGATCGTACGACTCTGTTTGAATTTTAGTAAGATCAGAAAGTTCATAATCACATTCCAGCTGTCCGAAATTACGAACTTCTTGCGTGGGGATGATTCTAACCGCTGGGTTCGGCATTCGTTCACTCTCTCTTATTTAAGCATCGCAACTGTTCTCAGCGGAGAACGCGAAAACTAGAGGCGATATTGGGATGCTGCTAAAAATTGAAGACGACAACCAGCCATGCACAACTGATCGCAAAGTTCTGCGAACATTTACACGACAGGAATAAATTGACAACTGACTTAAACATATTCACTATTCTGGAATCTCGTTTAAAGTCAGATCAAAAACGTCTCAAGCAACTGTTTCGCTAGATACAAAGCAATGATGGCCTGACAGCTTGCTTTGATCAGCCTCTGTTGAATGAGTTGTTATGTACGAATCTAAATCAAATCACCAATCGAAAACCGAGTGGCTTGAGAGAGAATCAGATTCGAGTCAGGACAGAGTGATAATTAATCGGGACTTTGGCAGTGAGTTACATGCGTTTATTTTTCAGCCCTGGTCGAACGCTTCAGATACCATTGGAGAATTGGAATCAAAGCAGACACCTACAACTAAATAACGCTCTCGTAAAAGTCTGATAAAAGTCGATGGATCTATACGCGGACTTTAAAAGCAAAACCGATAAGTCGTGCAACCAGGCGTGAATTGGAAATCAACAAAATTCCAGGAACACCACCTCCAAACTGAGGTTTCCAATATGCGAAACTTGGTTTAGGCTCTTGCACGCGAAACTAGAGAATTACAACGCAAGATAAAATCTAAACGAATATCCAAATCGCACACCATGAACGGCGCGCAAAAACAGTTACTTAGCCAATCATCGATTTTTAGAAACCAATGTTTTTGCCCAAGTAATCTGTGGAAATTTAGATTGAGTTTGACAGGGTTGACGAGTGACTCCGGACAGCACGTCTGTCCCTTTCTTACACGCAAATACAGTGTATTCGCCTTAGAAGATTTCACAATCGCGCAATAATACCTAGTCCAGTCTACACTTAGTGAAGTGCTGCTGGCAAGTAGGAACGGCCGATGCCGACGACAGGTCGAGAATTTTCTTTTCAACCTGCCATCGACGATCTGTACAGAAACAACCTATTTAAGTTCAGCTGTACCGCCTGCCGCTTCAACTTCTTTGACCAGTTTTTCGCCATCTTCTTTAGAAACTGCTTCTTTAAGCGGCTTCGGTGCACTTTCGACGAGGTCTTTGGCTTCTTTGAGGCCAAGACCAG is part of the Polystyrenella longa genome and harbors:
- the rpoB gene encoding DNA-directed RNA polymerase subunit beta, with product MPNPAVRIIPTQEVRNFGQLECDYELSDLTKIQTESYDRFLQYDKTPGERKPEGLEEVLQEIFPIESYDKQYRMEYVRYELGKPRYSPDECRQLRLTYGRPFRVWLRLVKEQPIEEEVYLGDFPIMLGGGEFIINGAERVIVSQLHRSPGVDFVMSSEPGEHKKNYSCRVIPERGSWIEVLISKKEAAQVRIDQSGKFSAMTLLRAMTPDNSSDADLVKLFYETTEVKIPKTKSCEEKALNKFAAQDVVYPNGHEKCGEIIVDCGSKITATMIEEIDQSGLSSIEIIEDAKDELILNSIKEDVTASHEEALLKIYQRLRPGTPPQLEKATDLFREKFYDLNRYRLGRVGRFRINRKFNQDIPDTEMTLRPEDFTNALRYIVNLRIGSPEAWIDDIDNLGNRRLRTIDELGVDEIRKGFLKLRRTVQERMSLKDVEEMSPRTLVNPKSVSAAIDYFFGRSELSQVVDQTNPLSMLTHERRLSALGPGGLNRKRAGFEVRDVHISHYGRICPIETPEGTNIGLISSLAVMSKVDDYGFLITPYRKVIDSKITDEIEWLRADEESQVRVVPADTPVESGMIQGVRALARFNNDVSLVPVVDVQYIDLAPAQMVGVSAGLIPFLEHDDANRALMGSNMQRQAVPLLVAEAPLVGTGMEEAVAQNSGMVIRAEKAGKVTYVDATQIRVDNRLYTLRKFTGLNERTCLNQTPIVKLGQKVKKGEILCDSAATQNGTLALGRNVLVAFMSWEGYNFEDAIILSERLVKEDVYTSIHIDEFDVEIRETKLGREEFTRDIPNVSDKALRHLDDDGIVQIGTRVSPGDILVGKVSPKAKSELTPEEKLLHAIFGRAGEDVKNESLEIPSGVDGIVIHTERFARRMSLSELERKKYEAELKEAEQKGNSDVAETFIEFLKEFEKVLGRHLTDDDGQEIRTIEDPKAVATFAEKFVNYFEQLDIRSPQKIAECRKMIKENWSEVESSLERRDQKLNSMKRGDELPNGVLQMVKVYVASRRQISVGDKMAGRHGNKGVISKVLPIEDMPFLEDGTPVDIILNPLGVPSRMNVGQILETHLGYAAAKTGFRAICPVFDGADEDTIRAALRDAGLPEDGKSVLFDGRTGEQMEQRVTVGQIYMLKLHHLVDDKVHARATGPYSLITQQPLGGKARFGGQRFGEMEVWALEAYGAAYILQELLTVKSDDVEGRTKIYESMVKGENTLEAGTPASFDVLNHEIRGLCLNLQLEKNPG
- the rpoC gene encoding DNA-directed RNA polymerase subunit beta', with amino-acid sequence MSSAETSYDRVNDYGAIKISLASPHDIRSWSFGEIKKPETINYRTYRPERDGLFCERIFGPEKDWECACGKYRGMKYKGMICDRCGVKVTHSRVRRKRMGHIELAAPVVHIWFFKSMPSRLGALLNMKTTSLEKVVYFQDYAVTNPGETPLEFAQVMTEDEVRQAEENYGEGAFEVEMGAEAVKKLLQALNLVELSDQIRADLKTTNSQQKRKDYIKRLKIIEALRDSDNKPEWMVLDVVPVIPPDLRPLVLLDSGNFATSDLNDLYRRIINRNNRLKKLVDLNAPEVIIRNEKRMLQQSVDALFDNNRCKRPVLGSSNRPLKSLTDMIKGKQGRFRENLLGKRVDYSARSVIVVGPELSLNQCGLPKKIALELFQPFIIRRLKELGHADTIKSAKRMLERRDEDVWDILDEVITNHPVLLNRAPTLHRMGIQAFEPVLVEGNAIRVHPLVCKGFNADFDGDQMAVHLPLSIEAQVEATTLILSTNNIFSPANGAPIISASQDIVMGCYYMTVSKADRLGHGMIFASTDEVHLAFLQGKVVRHTEIKVRLPHDKRVKGEGSDEFQAGGLVETTVGRVMFNDFLPSKMAFYNQTMKSRDLSNVIADCYLELGKEATITLLDKMKETGFREATASGMSFATSDLKIPPEKEDIINKSEKVVLDQLKLYQRGIITNQERYNKVLDTWMGAREEITKHMMVELENDYRDEGAYVNPIFLMAQSGARGGVEQMRQLAGMRGLMSKPNGEIIETPIKANFCEGLTVLEYFSSTHGARKGLADTALKTADSGYLTRKLADVCQNMVITQNDCGTTQGITRGVVYRGEKVEVSLADAVRGRVSRTNIVNPITDEVIVREGEMITVEMARKIQAMGLEKIQVRSPMTCESELGLCQLCYGMDLSTGDRVEEGLAVGIVAAQSIGEPGTQLTMRTFHIGGTAHRDVEESEIQAKRAGRVKYARIRSVMNSEGKNVVLTRNGEVIVVDNKERELEKYTIPNGATLMVNENDEIEAGQVLCQWDPHSVPILAEVGGKVRFEDCIDGRSYRSEKDQSGHVRRTIIEHKTDLHPQIILEDGTGKILDFYYLPEGANIEVDEGSMVAAGTVLAKNPRESGGTQDITGGLPRVTELFEARKPKDPAVIAEIDGEVEFVPERKRGKRVVIVRADDASEVEHIIPHGKQLLVHAGERVVAGDALVRGPLVPHDILRVSGTEAVQQYLLHEIQNVYRSQRVEIDDKHIEIVVSQMLRKLKIENVGDTNSLPGILVDKFEFRKLNEELKKSVRISDAGESEFIEGDVVPIAVLEEVNAHLEAAGQSPSTGVKPRPATASTQLLGITKAAVQSESFISAASFQETTKVLTEAALAGKEDTLVGLKENVILGHLIPAGTGFRTHQDAEVRIRPEALEELQAEKERMLAARMDYLNEQSPEPPAPRSFE